The DNA region CCTGACGCCAGCATGCTGATCGCCCGGATGTCCTCCCGGCATCCGGTGCTGCAGATGCCGCCGCTCGGCAGCCGCCTGGTTGACGAGGAGGCGGTGACGCTGTTGCGCCGGTGGGTCGCCGAAGAGACCAGTCCGCTCCGCCACACGCGCGCGCGGTGAACCAGGGCCATCCGGTGGGCCGGCACGGCTCCCGTCTCCAACAGGGAAGGACATCATGACGCATCTCCAGTCGTACAGGCAGGCGGGTGCCGTGGTCATCGCGGCGCTGATCACGGCCGCAGTGACCACGGCCACGCTGCAGGCAGGGCAGCGGGCCGCGTCGAGGCCAGACCCGCAACGCATCGCGCGCGGCGAGTACCTGGTGCGGACCGGCGACTGCACGGCGTGCCACACGCCCTGGAAGATGGGCGACAACGGCCCCGAGCCCGATGCGTCCCGCTTCCTCTCGGGACATCCCGCGACCCTCGCCGTGACCGAGCCGGTCGGCCTGCGCCCGCCGTTCCTCGGCGCCGCCAGTCCGACGCTGACGGCCTGGTTCGGGCCGTGGGGGCGCAGCCACAGCGCCAACATCACCTCGGACCGCGAGACCGGCATCGGCGCCTGGACGGAGCGGCAGTTCATCGACACCATCCGCAACGGGAAGCACCTCGGCGACGGGCGTCCGCTGCTGCCGCCGATGCCCTGGGAGCCGTTCCGGCTCATGTCGGACGAGGACCTGGGGGCGATCTACGCGTACCTGCAGACGGTGCCGGCCATTGCCAACAAGGTGCCGGGGCCCGTGGCTCCGGGCGGGCCGGCGATGCCGCCCCCGCCGCCGCCCCCGGCGCTCACCGCGCTGAAGGTCGCGCCGAGCCACGCCGATCCCGTGGCGCGCGGCAAGTACCTGGTGACCAGCAAGGGCTGCGGCGACTGCCACACGCCGATGCGCATGGGCGAGAAGGGGCCGGAGTACGACACGTCGCGCATGCTGTCGGGCTACGACGCCCGGGAAGCCGTGCCGGCCATGCCGTCGGTCGAGGGCATCGGCTATGCGTTTGCCCTGCAGCCGGTGTTTGCCGGCGGCTGGGGGCTGAGCTTCGCGGCCAACCTCACGCCGGACGCCGAGACCGGCTTGGGGACGTGGACCGAGCAGCAGTTCCTCGACACGCTCCGCAACGGCCGGCACCAGGGCCGCGGCCGCCAGCTCATGCCGCCGATGCCGTGGCAGGCGTTCGGCCAGATGGACGATGCCGACCTCAAGGCCATCTTTGCGTACCTGCGGACCGTGCCTGCCGTGAAGAACCGCGTGCCGGATCCGGTGGCGCCGGTGGCCGCGCGAACGGCGAGATAGCAACGGGCGCAGGACGCGGAAGGTGCCGGGTCGGACGCCCGGCCCTCCCTCCTGCGTCTGCCGGCCCTGCCTTTGCCGCTCCCCGATTGGCGAAGGGCGACCGAAGAAGGCCGATTTCCGCTAGAATCGACACATGCTCCGCCTGTCCAAGAAGACCGACTACGCCCTGATGGCCATGAAGCACCTGGCGCTGCACGGCGACCGTGGGTCGGCCAGTGCGCGCGAGATCGCGGAGCAGTACGACATCCCGGCCGAGCTGATGGCCAAGGTCCTGCAGCGACTGGTGCGGCGCGGCTTGCTCGTGTCGCATCAGGGCACCCGCGGCGGCTATCAGCTCGCGCGCCCGGCGACCATGATGTCGGTCGCCGACGTGATCCAGGCCGTCGACGGGCCGCTGACCGTCACGGCCTGCTCGACCGACGACCACGCCTGCGACCAGTACACCAAGTGCAACGTGCGTGACCCGCTCTGGCGCATCAAGGACCGGATCCTGATGGCCCTGGCCGGCTGCACCCTGGCCGAGATCGTCGACGAGACCAGCGTGCCGACGATGCCGGTCAGCCTGTCGCGACGCACACCCGTCCCGGCTGCCGAATAGGCGGCCCGACGCGCGTTACCCCGCGCTCCTCGCCGACCGTTCGACATCCGGCATTCCCGGCATCGCGGCAGTCTCGTCCCCCGTGTCCCGCCTGTACTTCGACGCCCACGCCACCACGCCCTGCGACCCGCAGGTGGTCGCGGCGATGCTGCCGTTCTTCACCGAGCGTTTCGGCAACGCCGCGAGCCTGCAGCATCCCTACGGCTGGGAAGCGCAGGAGGCGGTCGAGCAGGCACGGCAGCGCGTCGCCGGACTGGTCGGCGCGAAGTTGCGCGACGTGGTGTTCACCAGCGGCGCCACCGAGGCCAACAACCTCGCGATTCGCGGGGTGATCGAGGCGCAGCTCGACAGCGGGCGGGCGCCTGCCGACCTGCACGTGGTGACGCTGATCACCGAGCACCCCGCGGTGCTCGACCCGTGCGCTCGGCTCGAGCACGTCGGCGTGAGCGTCACACGTGTGCCCGTGCAGCCCGATGGCCTTGTCGATCCCGAGCGCCTGCGGACCCTCGTCACGCCGGGCACGACGCTCGTCTCGGTCATGGCCGGCAACAACGAGATCGGCGTGCTGCAGCCGCTGGCCGCGATCGCCGCGATCGCCCACGGTGCCGGCGCGTGGTTCCACTGCGACGCGTCGCAGGCCACCGGCTACCTCGCCATCGACATGGCCGCGCAGGACATCGACCTGCTGTCGTGCACGGCGCACAAGATCTACGGCCCGAAGGGGGTCGGCGCGCTGGTCGTGCGGAGGTCGTCGAAGGTGACGCTCGCCGCCCAGCACCTCGGCGGCGGCCACGAACGCGGCCTGCGATCCGGCACCCTGAACGTCCCCGGCATCGTCGGCTTCGGCGAGGCGGCACGCCTGGCGGTCGCACGGCGGGCCGACGACGGTGCCCGGGTCGGCGCGCTGCGCGACAGGCTGTGGGCGCGGCTCCGTGCCTCGCTGCCCGGTGTGCACCTCCGCGGGGCGGCCACGCCGCGCCTGCCGCACAACCTCAACGTCGGCTTCGATGGGGTGACGGGCCGCGACCTGATCCTGGCCCTCACCGACGTGGCGGTGTCGCCGGGCGCCGCATGTGCCTCGACCTCGGCCGACGCCTCGCACGTCCTGCTGGCCCTCGGGCTGGACGAAGCCGCGGCGAAGAGCTCCCTGCGGTTCGGCCTCCTGCGGACCGTCACCGAGGCCGACGTCGAGAGCCTGGCCGATCGCCTGATCGAGCTGGTTCCGTCCCTGCGCGCCTCCCGCGGCCCGAAACGGTAGACTGGAACGAGAGGTACCCATGTTCGCCATGCCGACAATGCCCCGACATTCCCAGCATTCCCGGCATCGCAGCATCACAAGGATCAAATGATGTACATCACCCTCGACGCTGGACGTCAGATCCGCAAGCTCCTCGAGAAGCAGGGCATGCCCCAGGGCGGCCTGCGCGTCGGCGTGAAGGCCGGCGGCTGCAGCGGCCTGAGCTATGTGTTCGCCTGGGAAGGCGAGCCGCAGGCCCAGGACCAGGTGTTCGACGGCCCCGACGACTCCCGCATCTACGTCGACCCGAAGAGCCTGAAGTTCCTCGAAGGCACGCAGCTCGACTACGACACGAGCCTGATCAGCAAGGGCTTCGTGGTGGTCAACCCGAAGGCCAAGGCGACCTGCGGCTGCGGTACGTCGTTTTCGCTGAGCTGAGCATCCCCGGCCTTGGTCATTCGGCCTTCGGCCCTGGTGGTGCAGCGGCCGTTCCCGGCATCGCAGCATCGCGGCATCACTGTGCCGGCGCCGTCGTCCCATGCGTCGGCTCGGCCACGTCCATCTTTCCGACCTCGCCGGCCCGCGCCAGGGCATTGCGGAAGAGGATGGGGCCGATGGTCTCGTGCAGCGTGATCATCGAGACGATGAGGGCGTAGAGCCGGCCGCCCCAGTCGGGGAACTCCGCGTTGATCAGGATCGCCAGGCCGAGCGTCACGCCGGCCTGCGACACCAGTCCCATCCACGCCAGCGCCGGCGGTTGGCCCGTCAACCCGGCCACCTTGGCGCCGATCGTGGCGCTGCCGCGGATGAGCGCCATCCGCACCGCCGCGATCGCCACCGCCAGCAGGCCCACGGTCGCCAGCGCGCCCAGGTGGAGGTTGGCGCCGGCCGCCGCGAAGAACAGCACCAGCACCGGCAGCGCGCCGCGCTCCACGGCGAGGCGTAGCGCATCGCCTTCCGGCGGCGCGATGTTCTCGACGACCAGCCCAGCCCCGAGGGCGGCGAGCAGCGGCTCGAAGTGCAGCGCGCTTCCGACCTGGCTGAGCACGACCGCCACGCCCAGCAGCACCACGGTCACCTCGCGCCCGACATGCCGCAGGTAGAACGCGAAGCACGCGCCGACGATGCCCCCGAAGGCGAACGACCCGAAGATCTCCCACGCCAGGCCCGAGAGCAGTCCGTGGCCGGCCTGTCCGCTGCCGAGCGCGAAGCGCACGCTCTCCATCGACAGCGTGAACAGCAGGATCAGCATCAGGTCGGCGAGCACCACGAGGGCCAGGACCAACTCGGCCAGCGGCCCCCTGGCGCGGCTCTCGGTGATGACGGCGATGCTGACCGTCGGCGAGAAGCTCACCGTCACGGTGGCGACGAGGGCGGCCATCGCGATGCGCGGCAGACCCTCGACCTCGGGGGCAATCGGCAGCCATGGCCAGGCCACGAAGAACAACGCGCCGAGCGTCACCCACATCAACGCCAGCATCACGCCGCCCATCGTGAGCATGGCGCGCAACTGCGGCCGGAGGCGCACGATGTTGATCTCGAGGCCGGCGATGAAGGCGATCAGGGCGATGGCCAGGCCGTTGACGACCTGCATCTCGCGGGCCATCGCCGGCGACAGGATGGCGCCCGCGTACGGGCCACACACCACGCCGAAGCACAGGTAGCCGGAGATCCGCGGCAGCCGGAAGCGCTCGAACAGCTCGCCGGTGAGCGAGGCGGCAATCAGCGCGAAGCCGATCGCGAGCGCAGTGCCCGGACCGCCACTCTGCCCGGGCGCCGGCGCCCGGCCGGTGACCAGCGCCGTCGTGGCGACGATCAGCACCAGCGCCAGCAGGCGCATCAGGCCCGCGCCTCGTCGGAGGGGCGGAGCACGAGCGCGAGCGCCTCGGACGCGAGCGTCGCCATGACGACCGCCGTGAGGATGGCCGTCATGCCCGGAGTGCGGACGACCTGCAACAGGTGCAGCGCGAGCGCGATTCCGAGCAGGCCCGGCGCCACCAGGTGCAGCCCCAGTTCGCCGGCCGTCAGGCGGCCCTGCAGGCGGGTCGCCAGCCAGCCACCGGTCAGCTTGCCCGTCAGCCGGAACAGCACGAGCGGGGCGCTCAGCCAGACGGCCTCGCGCGAGTAGGCACAGGAGGCACCGGCCACCAGCAGCAGCACGACCAGCAGCGGGTGCTGCACGCGCTGCAGGTCCTCGCGCACCACCCGGTCGGCGTGCCCGGGCAGCCACACCCACAGCACGCCCGCCACCAACCCGGCCAGCAAGGGCGACAGCCCCAGGTACGACGACGTGCCGCCGATCAGCGCGAGGATGCCGGCGATGAAGACGTTGCGCTCGGCCCGCGAGTGGGCGCGCTCGAAGAGCATCCAGCCCGCCAGGCCCATGGCGCTGCCCAGCAACACCGTCCAGGCCGCCCAGGTGGCGATGTCGGCAGCGGGCGCGGCGAGGCTGCGGCCGATCGACGCGACCACGAGGCCGCTCACCACGATCGGCAGCACGTCGTCGAGATCGGCGATCTTCACGGCGAAGGCGTGCGTCGCCGAGACGTCGCTGGTGCTCGACGCGGAGGAGACCGACGCGCACAACCCGAGCGTGACGCCCACCAACCCGACGGGCAGCCCGAGCGGCATGCCCCATGCGCCGAGCAGGACGAGGAAGGCGGCCGCGACGATCAACAGCGTGATGCCTGCCTCGAGGCTCGCTGCGGCGAAGACGCGGCGGTCGCGCGGTCCTTCGAGCGCGAGCGCGAGGCCGGCGAACACGCCGAGTACGGCGAGCGCCACGGCGACGACGGCGTCGAGGTATCCGAGGGCGGTCGGGTTCAACACGTTGGAGAACGCCGGGCCGAGGGCGGCGCCGATCGGCACGAAGACGACAGCGGGCGCGACGGCGGGGGCCAGGCCCAGCGCGGCGCGCGTGCGCAGCGGCTGCAGCCACGACGGCCCGTCGGGCTGCACCGGCGGCAGGGCGGTGTCGAGGGCGTCGGCGCCCCCGACCTCGCGCCAGTCTTCCTGGCGGCTCATCGCGGCACGGCGACGAGCCGTGGACGGCCGTCGGCCTCGACGCTCAGCAGCAGGCTGCCGCCGGCGGGCAGGGCCTCGAAGGCCCGCACGATCGCGGCCGGTGTGGGCGCCCGCGTCGGACCCATCGCCACGACGATCGCGCCACTGCTCAGCAGGGCGGCCGCGCCTGCCGACCCTTCCTGAACTCGCACGATCTCGCTGCCGCGTCCCTCGATGGCGCGCAGCGTCAACCCGAGCGGCCGACTCGACGTGTCGGCCGCAGCGCGCACGGGCGACTGCGGGAGGGCCGGCCGTGCTCCGACGATGACCGGGACGGTCAGGATGGCGCCGTCTCGGCGCACCGTGAGCGACAGGGTCGTCCCCGGGGCGCTGCGGGCGACCCGCTGGGCCAGCGCGGCGCCGTTGCGCATGGGCTGGCCGTTCACCGCCGTCACGACGTCGCCGGGCACCAGTCGCCCGGCCGATGGCCCGTCGTCGCGGACGGTGACCACCGCGGCGCCTGCCTGCGCGCCGGTCGCGGCGCTGAGTCGGGTGTCGAGTGCCTGCGTGGTGATGCCGAGATCGCCGGGCGGCGTGGTGGTGCCCCGCAGGAGCGGGTCGACCATCGCCAGCAGCACGGACGCAGGCACCACGGCCGGTTCGTGGTTCACACGGGTCACCAGGCCCACCAGGCGCCCGTCGAGCGTGAACACCGGTGCCCCCTCGTCGTCGGCCGCGCCCCGCCCGACGCTGTAGAGCGGACCATCCCACCGGGGATCGCCGAGGCCATCGCTGCGGCCGACGAATACCGGGCGCAGCGACGTGCCGGCGTCGCTCGCCTCCGCTACGGCCACATAGCCAGGTGCCGTCAGAGGCTGGGAATCGCGGATCGTCAGCACCGGCGCCGGGCTGGACGGCACCCGCACCAGCGTCACACCCCGCACCGGATCGCGGCCGAGCACGGTCACGGGACCGGGCATGCCGAAGACGGCCTCGACGAGGGCGCGCTCGGGCAGCAGCGCCATGGCCACGTCGTCGCGGACGCGCAGCGCCGGCACGAGGCGCCAGCCGTCGTCGACGCCTGGCCGCGAGACACGCAGCGACGTCAGCGCGCCCTCGACCCGTCCCGTGAGCTCGCGCACCGCCAGCGACAGGTCGTCGAAGGCGGCGCGCGCGGCGAGGCGCGCCAGCGGCTGCGCCGACGTGCCGTCGCGCACCTCGCTCGACGTGTCGGGGAAGCGGAAGCGCGCCAGCACCAGCAGCACCACCAGCGACACGCCGATGGTCGCCGCGAGGAGGCGCGTTTCCCGCGAGAGGGCGGAGCCTCCTGGAGCACCCATGTCGCGGAGCGTATCACCCGTCGGAGGCCCTCGCCGAACCGCGCGCGGGCCGCCGGGTGCTACCGGAACGCCTCGGGGTGCAGGACCCGGGCCAGGGCCTCGGCAGCCTGTCCGAGCCGTGGACCCGGCACGACGAACTGATCGCCCTGCAGGACGTGGATGCGGTTGCCGCGGACGGCGGGGATCGAGGGCAGCACGGCCCACGGCGACGTCGCTTCCGGGGCCCGCGCCTCGGCGCGGAGCTCGACGATGACCTCGGGCGCACGGGCCAGGAGCAGTTCGCTCGAGGCCTGCACGTTCTCCCGGTCCACGTCGGCGAAGACGTTGTCGGCGCCGGCCACGTCGAGCAGTTCGTGCAGGAAGCCCTTGCCACCGCTGGCCCACACGTTGCGCACGGCGCCCGGCTCGCGTCCGAACACCAACACCGTACGCGGCCGAGGCGCGCCCTCGACGCGTTGACGGATGCCTACCAACTGCGCGCGCAGCACGCCGGCCGCGGCGCGCCCCTCCTCGGTGTGCCCGGTGCGCACGCCGATCGCCTCGAGCGTCTCGAGCGTCTCGCCGATGCCACCGTGCCGGTACTCGAAGATGGCGATGCCGGCGCGTTCGAGTTGCGCCCGCAGCGCCGACTGTGAGCCGTAGGTGACGACCAGGTCGGGCTTCAGGGCGAGGATCCGCTCGACGTCGGGATCGAGCAGCGCGCCGACGCGTGGGCGCGAGGCCACGTCGGCCGGGAACTTGTCGAAGCTGCTGACCCCGACGACCTGCGGCCCGGCCCCGACCGCGAACAGCATCTCGGTGACCGAGGGCACGAGCGAGACGACCCGTGGCCCCTTTACCTCCGTCGGCGCCGGCGCCTGCTCGCGCGGCGAACACGCGACCAACAGCGCGAGGGCGCAGGCCATCACGGCGATGACCGCCGACCGCCGCCTGCCGACTGCCGCGTCCCGCCCGCCGCAAGGCTGTTCCCGATCCGCGCCCCGCGTTCCGAGGTCCCCGATTCCCGACTCCCGATTCCCGACTCCCGACTCCCGACTCCCGATTCCCGACTCCCGACTCCCGATTCCCGTCATGGTTTCCTGATCAACAGCCACAGAAAGAACGGTGCGCCGATCACCGCGGTCACGACGCCGACGGGCAGTTCGACC from Luteitalea sp. TBR-22 includes:
- a CDS encoding c-type cytochrome, encoding MTHLQSYRQAGAVVIAALITAAVTTATLQAGQRAASRPDPQRIARGEYLVRTGDCTACHTPWKMGDNGPEPDASRFLSGHPATLAVTEPVGLRPPFLGAASPTLTAWFGPWGRSHSANITSDRETGIGAWTERQFIDTIRNGKHLGDGRPLLPPMPWEPFRLMSDEDLGAIYAYLQTVPAIANKVPGPVAPGGPAMPPPPPPPALTALKVAPSHADPVARGKYLVTSKGCGDCHTPMRMGEKGPEYDTSRMLSGYDAREAVPAMPSVEGIGYAFALQPVFAGGWGLSFAANLTPDAETGLGTWTEQQFLDTLRNGRHQGRGRQLMPPMPWQAFGQMDDADLKAIFAYLRTVPAVKNRVPDPVAPVAARTAR
- a CDS encoding Rrf2 family transcriptional regulator codes for the protein MLRLSKKTDYALMAMKHLALHGDRGSASAREIAEQYDIPAELMAKVLQRLVRRGLLVSHQGTRGGYQLARPATMMSVADVIQAVDGPLTVTACSTDDHACDQYTKCNVRDPLWRIKDRILMALAGCTLAEIVDETSVPTMPVSLSRRTPVPAAE
- a CDS encoding cysteine desulfurase family protein → MSRLYFDAHATTPCDPQVVAAMLPFFTERFGNAASLQHPYGWEAQEAVEQARQRVAGLVGAKLRDVVFTSGATEANNLAIRGVIEAQLDSGRAPADLHVVTLITEHPAVLDPCARLEHVGVSVTRVPVQPDGLVDPERLRTLVTPGTTLVSVMAGNNEIGVLQPLAAIAAIAHGAGAWFHCDASQATGYLAIDMAAQDIDLLSCTAHKIYGPKGVGALVVRRSSKVTLAAQHLGGGHERGLRSGTLNVPGIVGFGEAARLAVARRADDGARVGALRDRLWARLRASLPGVHLRGAATPRLPHNLNVGFDGVTGRDLILALTDVAVSPGAACASTSADASHVLLALGLDEAAAKSSLRFGLLRTVTEADVESLADRLIELVPSLRASRGPKR
- a CDS encoding iron-sulfur cluster assembly accessory protein — translated: MYITLDAGRQIRKLLEKQGMPQGGLRVGVKAGGCSGLSYVFAWEGEPQAQDQVFDGPDDSRIYVDPKSLKFLEGTQLDYDTSLISKGFVVVNPKAKATCGCGTSFSLS
- a CDS encoding cation:proton antiporter, whose product is MRLLALVLIVATTALVTGRAPAPGQSGGPGTALAIGFALIAASLTGELFERFRLPRISGYLCFGVVCGPYAGAILSPAMAREMQVVNGLAIALIAFIAGLEINIVRLRPQLRAMLTMGGVMLALMWVTLGALFFVAWPWLPIAPEVEGLPRIAMAALVATVTVSFSPTVSIAVITESRARGPLAELVLALVVLADLMLILLFTLSMESVRFALGSGQAGHGLLSGLAWEIFGSFAFGGIVGACFAFYLRHVGREVTVVLLGVAVVLSQVGSALHFEPLLAALGAGLVVENIAPPEGDALRLAVERGALPVLVLFFAAAGANLHLGALATVGLLAVAIAAVRMALIRGSATIGAKVAGLTGQPPALAWMGLVSQAGVTLGLAILINAEFPDWGGRLYALIVSMITLHETIGPILFRNALARAGEVGKMDVAEPTHGTTAPAQ
- a CDS encoding PDZ domain-containing protein, producing the protein MGAPGGSALSRETRLLAATIGVSLVVLLVLARFRFPDTSSEVRDGTSAQPLARLAARAAFDDLSLAVRELTGRVEGALTSLRVSRPGVDDGWRLVPALRVRDDVAMALLPERALVEAVFGMPGPVTVLGRDPVRGVTLVRVPSSPAPVLTIRDSQPLTAPGYVAVAEASDAGTSLRPVFVGRSDGLGDPRWDGPLYSVGRGAADDEGAPVFTLDGRLVGLVTRVNHEPAVVPASVLLAMVDPLLRGTTTPPGDLGITTQALDTRLSAATGAQAGAAVVTVRDDGPSAGRLVPGDVVTAVNGQPMRNGAALAQRVARSAPGTTLSLTVRRDGAILTVPVIVGARPALPQSPVRAAADTSSRPLGLTLRAIEGRGSEIVRVQEGSAGAAALLSSGAIVVAMGPTRAPTPAAIVRAFEALPAGGSLLLSVEADGRPRLVAVPR
- a CDS encoding ABC transporter substrate-binding protein, whose product is MACALALLVACSPREQAPAPTEVKGPRVVSLVPSVTEMLFAVGAGPQVVGVSSFDKFPADVASRPRVGALLDPDVERILALKPDLVVTYGSQSALRAQLERAGIAIFEYRHGGIGETLETLEAIGVRTGHTEEGRAAAGVLRAQLVGIRQRVEGAPRPRTVLVFGREPGAVRNVWASGGKGFLHELLDVAGADNVFADVDRENVQASSELLLARAPEVIVELRAEARAPEATSPWAVLPSIPAVRGNRIHVLQGDQFVVPGPRLGQAAEALARVLHPEAFR